In one Streptomyces sp. NBC_00597 genomic region, the following are encoded:
- a CDS encoding homoserine dehydrogenase, with product MMRTRPLKVALLGCGVVGSEVARIMTTHADDLTARIGAPVELAGVAVRRPSKVREGIDPALITTDATALLKRGDIDVAIEVIGGIEPARALITTAFEHGISVVSANKALLAQDGAALHAAAEQHGLDLYYEAAVAGAIPLVRPMRESLAGDKINRVMGIVNGTTNFILDKMDSTGAGYQEALDEATALGYAEADPTADVEGYDAAAKAAILAGIAFHTRVRLDDVYREGMTEVSAADFASAKRMGCTIKLLAILERAADGESVTARVHPAMIPLSHPLASVREAYNAVFVEAEAAGRLMFYGPGAGGSPTASAVLGDLVAVCRNKLAEATGPGESAYTQLPVSPMGDVVTRYHISLDVADKPGVLAQVATTFAEHGVSIDTVRQQGRPDGVGNEASLVVVTHRAPDASLSGTVEALRKLDTVRGVASIMRVEGE from the coding sequence ATGATGCGTACGCGTCCGCTGAAGGTGGCGCTGCTGGGCTGTGGAGTGGTCGGCTCAGAGGTGGCGCGCATCATGACGACGCACGCCGACGATCTGACGGCCAGGATCGGCGCGCCCGTCGAGCTCGCCGGCGTCGCCGTGCGCCGCCCCTCCAAGGTGCGCGAGGGCATCGACCCGGCCCTGATCACCACCGATGCGACCGCCCTCCTCAAACGCGGCGACATCGACGTGGCCATCGAGGTCATCGGCGGCATCGAGCCCGCCCGCGCCCTGATCACCACCGCCTTCGAGCACGGCATCTCCGTCGTCTCGGCCAACAAGGCGCTGCTCGCCCAGGACGGCGCCGCACTGCACGCCGCGGCCGAGCAGCACGGGCTGGACCTGTACTACGAGGCCGCCGTGGCCGGCGCGATCCCGCTGGTCCGCCCGATGCGCGAGTCCCTCGCCGGCGACAAGATCAACCGGGTGATGGGCATCGTCAACGGCACGACGAACTTCATCCTCGACAAGATGGACTCCACCGGCGCCGGGTATCAGGAGGCGCTCGACGAGGCCACCGCCCTCGGGTACGCCGAGGCTGACCCGACCGCCGACGTCGAGGGCTACGACGCCGCCGCCAAGGCCGCGATCCTGGCCGGCATCGCCTTCCACACCCGGGTCCGCCTCGATGACGTGTACCGCGAGGGCATGACCGAGGTCAGCGCCGCCGACTTCGCCTCCGCCAAGCGCATGGGCTGCACCATCAAGCTCCTCGCGATCTTGGAGCGTGCCGCCGACGGCGAGTCCGTCACCGCCCGCGTGCACCCGGCGATGATCCCGCTCAGCCACCCGCTCGCCTCCGTCCGCGAGGCGTACAACGCCGTCTTCGTCGAGGCGGAGGCCGCCGGGCGGCTCATGTTCTACGGTCCCGGGGCGGGCGGCTCGCCGACCGCCTCGGCGGTCCTGGGCGACCTCGTCGCCGTATGCCGCAACAAGCTCGCCGAGGCAACGGGGCCCGGTGAGTCGGCGTACACCCAGCTGCCGGTCAGCCCCATGGGCGACGTCGTCACGCGGTACCACATCAGCCTCGATGTGGCCGACAAGCCGGGCGTCCTCGCCCAGGTGGCGACGACGTTCGCGGAGCACGGTGTCTCGATCGATACCGTACGTCAGCAAGGACGTCCGGACGGGGTCGGCAATGAAGCCTCCCTCGTCGTCGTCACCCACCGCGCACCCGACGCCTCCCTCTCCGGGACCGTCGAGGCGCTGCGGAAGCTGGACACCGTGCGCGGTGTCGCCAGCATCATGCGTGTTGAAGGGGAGTAA
- the thrC gene encoding threonine synthase, with amino-acid sequence MSSNRTHQWRGIIEEYRDRLPVTDATPVVTLREGGTPLVPAQVLSERTGCEVHLKVEGANPTGSFKDRGMTMAISKAKEDGAKAVICASTGNTSASAAAYAVRAGMVSAVLVPRGKIALGKMGQALVHGAKILQVDGNFDDCLDLARALSDNYPVALVNSVNPVRIEGQKTAAFEIVDALGDAPDIHVLPVGNAGNITAYWKGFKEYKADGLASRTPRVWGFQASGSAPIVRGEVVKEPHTIATAIRIGNPASWDYALAARDESGGFIDEVTDRQILAAYRLLAAQEGVFVEPASAASVAGLLKAAELGLVDPGQKIVCTVTGNGLKDPDWAVAGAPQPATVPVDAEAAAIRLGLV; translated from the coding sequence ATGAGCAGCAATCGCACCCACCAGTGGCGCGGCATCATCGAGGAGTACCGGGACCGCCTGCCGGTGACGGACGCCACTCCCGTGGTCACGCTCCGTGAGGGCGGTACTCCCCTCGTCCCCGCGCAGGTGCTCTCCGAGCGCACCGGCTGCGAGGTCCACCTCAAGGTCGAGGGCGCGAACCCGACGGGGTCCTTCAAGGACCGCGGCATGACCATGGCGATCAGCAAGGCCAAGGAGGACGGCGCCAAGGCCGTCATCTGCGCCTCCACGGGCAATACGTCGGCGTCCGCCGCCGCGTACGCGGTGCGCGCCGGGATGGTCTCGGCCGTCCTCGTGCCCCGCGGGAAGATCGCGCTCGGCAAGATGGGCCAGGCCCTCGTGCACGGCGCCAAGATCCTCCAGGTGGACGGCAACTTCGACGACTGCCTGGACCTGGCCCGCGCGCTGTCCGACAACTACCCGGTCGCGCTGGTCAATTCCGTCAACCCGGTGCGCATCGAGGGTCAGAAGACGGCCGCGTTCGAAATCGTCGACGCCCTCGGCGACGCCCCTGACATCCACGTGCTGCCCGTCGGCAACGCCGGCAACATCACCGCGTACTGGAAGGGCTTCAAGGAGTACAAGGCCGACGGCCTGGCCTCCCGTACGCCCCGCGTGTGGGGATTCCAGGCTTCCGGCTCGGCGCCCATCGTGCGCGGCGAGGTCGTCAAGGAGCCGCACACCATCGCCACCGCGATCCGCATCGGCAACCCGGCCTCCTGGGACTACGCACTCGCGGCGCGCGACGAGTCGGGCGGCTTCATCGACGAGGTGACGGACCGCCAGATCCTGGCCGCCTACCGCCTGTTGGCCGCGCAGGAGGGCGTCTTCGTCGAGCCCGCCTCGGCGGCGTCCGTGGCCGGTCTGCTCAAGGCCGCCGAGCTGGGCCTGGTCGACCCGGGTCAGAAGATCGTGTGCACCGTCACCGGCAACGGCCTCAAGGACCCCGACTGGGCGGTCGCCGGCGCTCCGCAGCCCGCCACCGTCCCGGTGGACGCGGAGGCCGCGGCCATCCGTCTCGGCCTGGTCTGA